A stretch of Rhododendron vialii isolate Sample 1 chromosome 4a, ASM3025357v1 DNA encodes these proteins:
- the LOC131324774 gene encoding elongation factor 1-alpha-like, with translation MGKEKVHINIVVIGHVDSGKSTTTGHLIYKLGGIDKRVIERFEKEAAEMNKRSFKYAWVLDKLKAERERGITIDIALWKFETTKYYCTVIDAPGHRDFIKNMITGTSQADCAVLIIDSTTGGFEAGISKDGQTREHALLAFTLGVKQMICCCNKMDATTPKYSKSRFDEIVKEVSSYLKKVGYNPEKIPFVPISGFEGDNMIERSTNLDWYKGPTLLEALDLISEPKRPTEKPLRLPLQDVYKIGGIGTVPVGRVETGVVKPGMVVTFGPTGLTTEVKSVEMHHEALQEALPGDNVGFNVKNVAVKDLKRGFVASNSKDDPAKEAANFTSQVIIMNHPGQIGNGYAPVLDCHTCHIAVKFSEILTKIDRRSGKELEKEPKFLKNGDAGFVKMIPTKPMVVETFSEYPPLGRFAVRDMRQTVAVGVIKSVEKKDPSGAKVTKAAQKKK, from the exons ATGGGTAAGGAGAAAGTTCACATCAACATTGTGGTTATTGGCCATGTCGACTCTGGGAAGTCAACCACCACTGGTCATTTGATCTACAAGCTTGGAGGTATTGACAAGCGTGTGATTGAGAGATTTGAGAAGGAAGCTGCTGAGATGAACAAACGTTCATTCAAATATGCCTGGGTGTTGGACAAGCTCAAGGCTGAACGGGAGCGTGGTATTACGATTGATATTGCTTTGTGGAAGTTTGAAACCACGAAATATTATTGCACGGTCATTGATGCCCCTGGTCATCGTGACTTTATCAAGAACATGATCACGGGTACCTCACAGGCTGACTGTGCAGTCCTTATCATTGACTCCACCACTGGTGGGTTTGAAGCTGGTATTTCCAAGGACGGTCAGACTCGTGAGCATGCGTTGCTGGCCTTCACCCTTGGTGTCAAGCAAATGATCTGCTGTTGCAATAAG ATGGATGCAACAACCCCAAAGTATTCAAAGTCAAGGTTTGATGAAATTGTTAAGGAAGTATCTTCCTATCTCAAGAAGGTGGGTTATAACCCAGAGAAGATCCCCTTTGTCCCGATCTCAGGGTTTGAGGGTGATAACATGATCGAGAGGTCTACCAACCTCGACTGGTACAAGGGCCCAACCCTACTTGAGGCCCTTGACTTGATTTCGGAACCCAAAAGGCCCACGGAGAAGCCTCTTCGTCTCCCACTTCAGGACGTCTACAAGATCGGTGGCATTGGCACTGTCCCTGTGGGCCGTGTTGAGACAGGTGTCGTCAAGCCTGGCATGGTCGTAACGTTTGGCCCAACAGGCCTCACCACTGAAGTCAAGTCTGTGGAAATGCACCATGAGGCCCTTCAGGAGGCCCTACCAGGGGACAACGTTGGTTTCAATGTGAAAAATGTTGCTGTCAAGGATCTCAAGCGTGGGTTTGTGGCCTCAAATTCCAAGGACGATCCTGCTAAGGAAGCTGCCAACTTCACTTCCCAAGTTATTATCATGAACCATCCAGGTCAAATTGGAAACGGGTATGCCCCAGTTCTCGATTGCCACACCTGCCACATCGCGGTCAAGTTTTCTGAGATTTTGACGAAGATTGACCGAAGGTCTGGGAAGGAGCTTGAGAAAGAGCCCAAGTTTTTAAAGAATGGTGATGCTGGGTTTGTGAAGATGATCCCCACCAAGCCTATGGTGGTGGAGACTTTCTCTGAGTACCCGCCGCTCGGTCGTTTTGCCGTGAGGGACATGCGGCAAACAGTGGCCGTTGGTGTCATCAAGAGTGTCGAGAAGAAGGATCCAAGTGGGGCCAAGGTCACCAAGGCTGCTCAGAAGAAGAAATGA
- the LOC131324779 gene encoding protein IQ-DOMAIN 2-like, with translation MGRKGNWFSSVKKAFSPESKEKKGQKSNKSDKKWFGKEKSAVSSSSPSETVTVPHPLLPLPEEVKPIEVETTDSYSVALATAAAAEAAVAAAQAAAEVVRLTSVNRFPGKSKEEVAAIKIQTVFRGYMARRALRALRGLVRLKSLVQGPIVKRQTANALRCMQTVARVQSQIQSRRIRMSEENQALQRQLLQKRAKELASLRIGEEWDDSLQSKEQIEANLLSKYEAAMRRERALAYSFSHQQSWKKSTRPSTLMFMDPSNPHWGWSWLERWMSAEKDLNNDHSSVKSATLSTAGGEITKSYARHLLNADKPSPTSTPTPNHPSIHKSLSTSQSKARKLKPESPRGRMLTPDDDSKSVFSMQSDLNRRHSIAGSSVRDDESLASSPAFPSYMAPTKSAKAKLQTESPLGLENRTPEKGSVGSVKKRLSFPASTARPRRHSGPPRVESGSFAAVSVRSGGGS, from the exons ATGGGGAGGAAAGGGAACTGGTTTTCTTCAGTAAAGAAAGCATTCAGTCCAGagtccaaggaaaagaaaggCCAG AAATCAAATAAATCGGACAAGAAATGGTTTGGGAAGGAAAAATCTGCTGTTTCCAGTTCCTCGCCTTCAGAAACTGTCACAGTGCctcatcctcttcttcctctgccaGAAGAGGTGAAACCAATTGAAGTGGAAACTACAGATTCTTACTCTGTTGCACTTGCCACCGCTGCAGCAGCTGAGGCTGCCGTTGCGGCTGCTCAGGCCGCTGCGGAGGTTGTTCGACTCACATCCGTGAATCGGTTCCCAGGCAAATCAAAGGAGGAAGTGGCAgccatcaaaattcaaacagtTTTCCGTGGGTACATG GCAAGGAGGGCATTGCGGGCTTTGAGAGGGCTTGTTAGGTTGAAGTCATTGGTACAGGGGCCTATTGTCAAACGCCAAACTGCAAATGCTTTGAGATGCATGCAAACTGTGGCACGAGTGCAATCTCAGATCCAGTCTAGAAGAATCAGGATGTCTGAGGAGAATCAGGCACTCCAGAGACAACTACTTCAGAAACGTGCAAAAGAACTCGCGAGTTTGCGG ATTGGGGAGGAATGGGATGACAGTCTACAGTCAAAAGAACAGATCGAAGCAAACTTACTGAGCAAGTATGAGGCAGCCATGAGAAGAGAAAGAGCACTGGCTTATTCTTTCTCGCACCAG CAAAGCTGGAAGAAGTCTACAAGACCCTCAACTCTGATGTTCATGGACCCAAGCAATCCTCACTGGGGATGGAGTTGGTTGGAACGATGGATGTCTGCCGAGAAAGACCTCAACAATGACCACTCATCCGTCAAGAGTGCCACCCTCAGCACTGCCGGAGGAGAAATCACCAAGTCTTACGCTCGTCACCTCTTAAATGCCGACAAACcttctcccacttccactccAACACCAAACCATCCTTCCATCCACAAGTCCCTTTCAACTTCCCAATCAAAGGCGAGGAAATTGAAGCCCGAAAGCCCTAGAGGGAGGATGTTGACTCCAGATGACGATTCAAAGAGTGTTTTCAGTATGCAGTCGGATTTGAATAGGCGACACAGTATTGCAGGGTCGTCAGTTAGGGATGATGAGAGCCTCGCGAGCTCTCCGGCATTTCCGAGTTACATGGCACCTACTAAGTCGGCAAAGGCTAAGTTGCAGACTGAAAGCCCGTTGGGCTTGGAGAACAGGACGCCGGAGAAAGGATCAGTGGGGTCTGTGAAGAAACGACTGTCTTTTCCGGCTTCAACAGCTAGGCCGAGGCGGCATTCAGGTCCACCGAGGGTGGAAAGTGGCTCCTTTGCAGCGGTCAGTGTGAGGAGTGGAGGGGGAAGTTAA